In one Inquilinus sp. Marseille-Q2685 genomic region, the following are encoded:
- a CDS encoding SDR family oxidoreductase yields MDDLRPGRLFVFGLGYSMTRLARRLRDLGWQVAGTTRDADRLERLRDEGFEAHAFGPDQPLAPAALAGATHLVQSISPEESGDPAVPALADALRALPQLGWVGYLSTPSVYGDRGGAWIDESADPTPGSPRGWKRLEAERAWFAAFQDTGVAVQVFRLAGIYGPGRSALDQLRHGRARRIDKPGQVFNRIHVDDIGTVLMASMRKPDPGAVYNVADGHPSSPNDPIEHAARLLGIDPPPLIPFDQAGLSPLGREFYSECKRLKVDRITEELGVHLAYPSYREGLDAIWAEERA; encoded by the coding sequence ATGGACGATCTGCGACCCGGCCGGCTCTTTGTGTTCGGCCTCGGCTACAGCATGACCCGGCTGGCGCGGCGGCTGCGCGACCTCGGCTGGCAGGTCGCCGGCACCACCCGCGACGCCGACCGGCTGGAGCGGCTGCGCGACGAGGGGTTCGAGGCCCATGCCTTCGGCCCGGACCAGCCGCTGGCCCCCGCCGCCCTGGCCGGCGCCACGCATCTGGTGCAGTCGATCTCGCCGGAAGAATCAGGTGACCCGGCGGTGCCGGCGCTGGCCGACGCATTGCGGGCGCTGCCGCAGCTGGGCTGGGTCGGCTATCTCTCCACCCCTTCGGTCTATGGCGACCGCGGCGGCGCCTGGATCGACGAGTCAGCCGACCCGACCCCAGGTTCGCCGCGCGGCTGGAAGCGGCTGGAGGCGGAGCGCGCCTGGTTCGCGGCGTTCCAGGACACCGGCGTCGCGGTGCAGGTGTTCCGTTTGGCCGGGATCTACGGGCCTGGACGCAGCGCGCTCGACCAGCTGCGGCACGGCCGCGCCCGGCGCATCGACAAGCCGGGCCAGGTGTTCAACCGCATCCATGTCGACGACATCGGCACGGTGCTGATGGCCTCGATGCGCAAGCCCGATCCGGGGGCGGTCTACAACGTCGCCGACGGCCATCCGTCCAGCCCGAACGACCCGATCGAGCATGCCGCCCGGCTACTCGGCATCGACCCGCCGCCGTTGATTCCGTTCGATCAGGCCGGCCTGTCGCCGCTGGGCCGCGAGTTCTATTCGGAGTGCAAGCGGCTGAAGGTCGACCGGATCACCGAGGAGCTCGGGGTGCACCTGGCCTATCCGAGCTATCGCGAGGGGCTGGATGCGATCTGGGCGGAGGAGCGGGCCTAG
- a CDS encoding M3 family metallopeptidase, with protein sequence MSSETQTSANPLLAPWDTPFGSPPWERIAASHFRPAFDVALAEHLREIEAIAGDPAEPNFDNTVAALERSGRLLRRVAAAFFNLTSAHSNDALEAVERDVAPLLARHHNAIQQNPALFRRVDALFARRAELGLTPEQDRVLERYHLGFTRSGAGLDEAAKQRLSKIVERLATLGTQFGQNVLADEKAYALVLDGEADLAGLPQELRDAAAAAAAERGQPGKHAITLGRSSIEPFLQFSARRDLRETAFKAWIARGESAAADNRPIIAETVALRAEQARLLGYPSYAHFRLADTMAKTPEAALDLLNSVWQPARARALQEQEKLQALVAEEGGNFEIAAWDWRYYAEQQRKREFDLDESELKPYLQLERIIEAAFDTAHRLFGLSFRERRDVPVWHPDVRAWEVTGRDGRFVGLFYGDYFARPSKRSGAWMEAIREQENLDGEVRPIVVNVMNFAKAAEGTPSLLSFDDARTLFHEFGHALHGLMSDLTYPAIAGTNVARDFVEFPSQLYEHWLERPEILRRHALHYRTGEPMPEALLQRVLAARTFNQGFATVEFISSALVDLDFHAAGADASDPAAFERATLQRIGMPSAIVMRHRPPHFQHVFAGSGYSAGYYSYLWSEVLDADGFGAFEEAGDIFDPAVSERLAEFVYSAGYRRDPAEAYRPFRGRPPEPQALLKKRGLAEAA encoded by the coding sequence ATGAGCTCCGAGACGCAGACCTCCGCCAACCCGCTGCTCGCGCCGTGGGACACACCGTTCGGCAGCCCGCCCTGGGAGCGGATCGCGGCAAGCCATTTCCGCCCGGCCTTCGACGTGGCGCTGGCCGAGCATCTCCGCGAGATCGAGGCGATCGCCGGTGATCCGGCCGAGCCCAACTTCGACAACACCGTCGCGGCGCTGGAGCGCAGCGGCCGCCTGCTGCGCCGCGTGGCCGCCGCCTTCTTCAACCTGACCTCGGCCCACAGCAACGACGCGCTGGAGGCGGTGGAGCGCGACGTCGCGCCGCTGCTGGCCCGGCATCACAACGCGATCCAGCAGAACCCGGCACTGTTCCGCCGGGTCGACGCGCTGTTCGCCCGGCGGGCCGAGCTCGGCCTGACGCCGGAGCAGGACCGGGTGCTGGAGCGCTATCATCTCGGCTTCACCCGCAGCGGCGCCGGGCTGGACGAGGCGGCGAAGCAGCGCCTGTCCAAGATCGTCGAGCGGCTGGCCACGCTGGGCACCCAGTTCGGCCAGAACGTGCTGGCCGATGAGAAGGCCTATGCCCTGGTGCTGGACGGCGAGGCCGACCTGGCGGGATTGCCGCAGGAGCTGCGCGACGCGGCGGCGGCCGCCGCGGCCGAGCGCGGCCAGCCGGGGAAGCACGCGATCACGCTCGGCCGCTCCAGCATCGAGCCGTTCCTGCAGTTCTCCGCCCGGCGCGACCTGCGCGAGACGGCGTTCAAGGCCTGGATCGCCCGCGGCGAGAGCGCGGCCGCCGACAACCGTCCGATCATCGCCGAGACCGTGGCGCTGCGGGCCGAGCAGGCGCGGCTGCTGGGCTATCCCAGCTACGCCCATTTCCGCCTGGCCGACACCATGGCCAAGACGCCGGAGGCGGCGCTGGACCTGCTGAACTCGGTCTGGCAGCCGGCCCGGGCCCGCGCCCTGCAGGAGCAGGAGAAGCTGCAGGCGCTGGTGGCGGAGGAGGGCGGCAATTTCGAGATCGCCGCCTGGGACTGGCGCTACTACGCCGAGCAGCAGCGCAAGCGCGAGTTCGACCTCGACGAGAGCGAGCTCAAGCCCTACCTGCAGCTCGAGCGCATCATCGAGGCCGCCTTCGACACGGCGCACCGCCTGTTCGGCCTGTCCTTCCGGGAACGGCGCGACGTGCCGGTCTGGCACCCGGACGTCCGGGCCTGGGAGGTGACGGGGCGGGACGGCCGCTTCGTCGGCCTGTTCTACGGCGACTACTTCGCCCGGCCGTCCAAGCGCAGCGGCGCCTGGATGGAGGCGATCCGAGAGCAGGAGAATCTCGACGGCGAAGTGCGCCCGATCGTCGTCAACGTCATGAACTTCGCCAAAGCGGCCGAGGGCACGCCGAGCCTGCTCAGCTTCGACGACGCCCGCACCCTGTTCCACGAATTCGGCCACGCCCTGCACGGGCTGATGTCCGACCTGACCTATCCGGCGATCGCCGGCACCAACGTGGCGCGCGACTTCGTCGAGTTCCCGTCGCAGCTCTACGAGCACTGGCTGGAGCGGCCGGAGATCCTGCGCCGCCACGCGTTGCACTACCGCACCGGCGAGCCGATGCCGGAGGCCCTGCTGCAGCGGGTGCTGGCGGCGCGCACCTTCAACCAGGGCTTCGCCACGGTCGAATTCATCTCCTCGGCCCTGGTCGATCTCGACTTCCACGCCGCGGGCGCCGACGCCTCCGACCCGGCGGCCTTCGAGCGCGCGACGCTGCAGCGGATCGGCATGCCATCGGCGATCGTGATGCGGCACCGGCCGCCGCATTTCCAGCACGTCTTCGCCGGCAGCGGCTATTCCGCCGGCTATTACAGCTATCTGTGGTCGGAGGTGCTGGACGCCGACGGCTTCGGCGCCTTCGAGGAGGCGGGCGACATCTTCGATCCGGCGGTGTCGGAGCGGCTGGCGGAGTTCGTCTATTCCGCCGGCTACCGCCGCGACCCGGCCGAAGCCTACCGCCCCTTCCGCGGCCGCCCGCCCGAGCCGCAGGCGCTGCTGAAGAAGCGCGGTTTGGCCGAGGCCGCGTGA
- a CDS encoding calcium-binding protein codes for MTTLTVNAPNGIDGAGFSFDALAQLDFDNPRVASLTSTAGHIDFDGVSIDLTGSGLGIGLFGITGVVTGLVLSQNGVTIATIAGTSLSAATTYSQIANGDFTGLANSLFAGDDTQSGSQKGDTLSGLAGNDVLSGLAGNDTLEGGVGNDVLRGGAGADHLVGGAGIDTVMYSESAVGVTVDIAAGTGIGGNAQGDVLSGIETVYGSAGNDVIRGGATANSLVGGAGSDVIDGRAGKDAMGGGTGADRFVFDSAAHSTVGAPDRIVDFSHAEGDRIDLRLIDANTGVGGNQAFRFIGTAAFGHHAGELHATIAGGTTTISGDINGDAKADFSIVLTGAIHLVAADFLL; via the coding sequence ATGACGACGCTGACGGTGAATGCGCCGAACGGGATCGACGGCGCCGGGTTCTCCTTCGACGCCCTGGCGCAGCTCGATTTCGACAATCCACGAGTGGCCTCCCTCACCTCTACCGCCGGGCATATCGATTTCGACGGGGTGTCGATCGATCTGACCGGCAGCGGCCTGGGCATCGGGCTGTTCGGGATCACCGGCGTGGTGACCGGGCTGGTGCTGTCCCAGAACGGCGTCACGATCGCCACCATTGCCGGCACCTCGCTCAGCGCCGCGACCACCTATTCGCAGATCGCCAACGGCGATTTCACCGGCTTGGCCAACAGCCTGTTCGCCGGCGACGACACCCAGTCCGGCTCGCAGAAGGGCGACACCCTGTCCGGGCTGGCCGGAAACGACGTCCTCAGCGGCCTCGCCGGCAACGACACGCTCGAAGGCGGCGTCGGCAACGACGTGCTGCGCGGGGGCGCCGGGGCGGACCATCTGGTCGGCGGCGCCGGCATCGACACGGTGATGTACAGCGAAAGCGCGGTCGGGGTGACGGTCGACATCGCCGCCGGCACCGGGATCGGCGGCAACGCCCAGGGCGACGTGCTGAGCGGCATCGAGACGGTCTATGGCAGCGCCGGCAACGACGTCATCCGCGGCGGCGCCACGGCCAACAGCCTGGTCGGCGGCGCCGGCAGCGACGTGATCGACGGCCGCGCCGGCAAGGACGCCATGGGCGGCGGCACGGGCGCCGACCGCTTCGTCTTCGATTCGGCCGCGCACAGCACCGTCGGCGCCCCGGACCGGATCGTCGATTTCAGCCATGCCGAGGGCGACCGGATCGACCTGCGCCTGATCGACGCCAACACCGGCGTCGGCGGCAACCAAGCCTTCCGCTTCATCGGCACGGCGGCCTTCGGCCATCATGCCGGCGAGTTGCACGCGACCATCGCCGGCGGCACCACGACGATCTCCGGCGACATCAATGGCGATGCCAAGGCCGATTTCAGCATCGTGCTGACCGGGGCGATCCACCTGGTCGCGGCTGACTTCCTGCTGTAG
- a CDS encoding YeeE/YedE family protein, translated as MSTVTLPGGPNSAALRLAPAINLRVAGLAGLVLLAGVLLLSAAIDARQAALYALGAALGVVLYHAAFGFTSAWRVFIADGRGAGLRAQMVMLAVAVILFFPALSAGTLFGQPVSGNVSPLGVSVVVGAFLFGIGMQLGGGCASGTLYTVGGGSTRMVLTLVFFIAGSAIGAAHLHWWTVQPSLPAVSLVASLGLWPALLLNLAVFAAIAGLTVLRERRIHGALVAPEAPATRGLQRLLRGPWPLVWGGIALAVLNFVTLALVGRPWGITSAFALWGSKAAALVGFDPASWPYWSKPANAAALNGSILTDITSVMDIGIVVGALLAAGLAGRFAPVWRIPGRQVAAAVVGGLLLGYGARLAYGCNIGAYFSGIASGSLHGWLWLAAAFFGNVAGTYLRPAFGLEVERTPRLTGC; from the coding sequence ATGTCGACGGTCACTCTTCCCGGCGGGCCGAATTCCGCCGCTCTGCGCCTTGCCCCGGCGATCAATCTCCGCGTCGCCGGTCTGGCCGGCCTCGTGCTGCTGGCCGGCGTGCTGCTGCTTTCCGCCGCGATCGACGCCCGCCAGGCGGCGCTCTACGCCCTAGGCGCGGCGCTCGGCGTGGTGCTGTATCACGCCGCCTTTGGCTTCACCTCGGCCTGGCGCGTCTTCATCGCCGACGGCCGCGGTGCTGGGCTGCGGGCGCAGATGGTGATGCTGGCCGTGGCCGTCATCCTGTTCTTCCCGGCGCTGTCGGCCGGCACGCTGTTCGGCCAGCCGGTCAGCGGCAACGTCTCGCCGCTCGGCGTCTCGGTGGTGGTCGGCGCCTTCCTCTTCGGCATCGGCATGCAGCTCGGCGGCGGCTGCGCCTCCGGCACGCTCTACACGGTCGGCGGCGGCTCCACCCGCATGGTGCTGACGCTGGTCTTCTTCATCGCCGGCTCGGCGATCGGCGCGGCGCATCTGCACTGGTGGACGGTGCAGCCCTCGCTGCCGGCCGTATCGCTGGTCGCCAGCCTCGGGCTGTGGCCGGCGCTGCTGCTGAACCTCGCCGTCTTCGCCGCGATCGCGGGCCTGACCGTGCTGCGCGAGCGCCGCATCCATGGCGCCCTGGTGGCGCCCGAGGCGCCGGCGACGCGCGGCCTGCAGCGGCTGCTGCGCGGCCCCTGGCCGCTGGTCTGGGGCGGCATCGCCCTGGCGGTGCTGAACTTCGTCACCCTGGCCTTGGTCGGGCGGCCCTGGGGCATCACCTCGGCCTTCGCCCTGTGGGGCTCGAAGGCGGCGGCGCTGGTCGGCTTCGACCCGGCCAGCTGGCCCTACTGGTCGAAGCCGGCCAATGCCGCGGCGCTGAACGGCAGCATCCTGACGGACATCACCTCGGTGATGGATATCGGCATCGTCGTCGGCGCGCTGCTGGCCGCCGGGCTGGCCGGGCGCTTCGCCCCGGTCTGGCGCATCCCGGGCCGGCAGGTCGCCGCCGCCGTGGTCGGCGGGCTGCTGCTCGGCTACGGCGCTCGCCTGGCCTATGGCTGCAACATCGGCGCCTATTTCTCCGGCATCGCGTCGGGCAGCCTGCATGGCTGGCTGTGGCTGGCCGCGGCCTTCTTCGGCAATGTCGCCGGCACGTATCTGCGTCCAGCCTTCGGGCTGGAGGTGGAGCGGACGCCGCGGCTCACCGGCTGCTGA
- a CDS encoding sirohydrochlorin chelatase, whose amino-acid sequence MAGKLGVMVCGHGSRDQGAVDEFAAVSLQLRRRLPQYEVDYGYLEFARPIIRDGLDRLRSRGVTEVLAIPGMLFAAGHAKNDIPSVLNTYQAQHPGLTIRYGRELGIDVKMLRAAGERVQEAVEIADAKREDGPIGRHETMLVVVGRGASDPDANSNVAKVMRMLWEGIGFGWGETAYSGVTFPLVEPALEHAAKLGYRRIVVFPYFLFTGILVDRIYDATDAVAVRHPEIEFVKARYLNDHPLVLETLEDRIAEILDGTGNMNCQMCKYRMQVLGFEAEVGLPQESHHHHVEGIGSGPAHHHHDHDHGHHHHGHDHHHHDHGHDHHHHGDHGHHHHHHHDHGHGHSHSHSHDHGHHHHPYPHADHPLGPKSLKRAG is encoded by the coding sequence ATGGCGGGCAAGCTGGGCGTGATGGTCTGCGGCCATGGCAGCCGGGACCAGGGGGCCGTGGACGAGTTCGCCGCCGTCTCCCTGCAGCTGCGCCGCCGCCTGCCGCAATACGAGGTCGATTACGGCTATCTCGAATTCGCTCGCCCGATCATCCGCGACGGGCTGGACCGGCTGCGATCCCGCGGCGTGACCGAGGTGCTGGCGATCCCCGGAATGCTGTTCGCCGCCGGCCACGCCAAGAACGACATCCCCTCGGTGCTCAACACCTACCAGGCGCAGCATCCGGGTCTGACCATCCGCTACGGCCGCGAGCTCGGCATCGACGTCAAGATGCTGCGCGCCGCCGGCGAGCGGGTGCAGGAGGCGGTGGAGATCGCCGACGCGAAGCGCGAGGACGGGCCGATCGGCCGGCACGAGACCATGCTGGTGGTGGTCGGCCGCGGCGCCTCGGACCCGGACGCCAACTCCAACGTCGCCAAGGTCATGCGGATGCTGTGGGAGGGCATCGGCTTCGGCTGGGGCGAGACCGCCTATTCCGGCGTCACCTTCCCGCTGGTCGAGCCGGCGCTGGAGCATGCGGCGAAGCTCGGCTATCGCCGCATCGTCGTGTTCCCGTACTTCCTGTTCACCGGCATCCTGGTCGACCGGATCTACGACGCCACCGACGCCGTGGCCGTCCGCCATCCGGAGATCGAGTTCGTCAAGGCGCGCTACCTGAACGATCACCCCCTGGTGCTGGAGACGCTAGAGGATCGCATCGCCGAAATCCTCGACGGCACCGGCAACATGAACTGCCAGATGTGCAAGTACCGGATGCAGGTGCTGGGCTTCGAGGCCGAGGTCGGCCTACCGCAGGAAAGCCACCACCACCACGTCGAAGGCATCGGCAGCGGCCCGGCGCACCATCACCATGATCACGACCACGGTCACCACCACCATGGTCATGATCACCACCATCACGATCACGGGCACGACCATCACCATCATGGTGACCACGGCCACCATCACCATCACCATCACGATCATGGGCATGGTCACAGTCACAGTCACAGCCACGACCACGGCCATCACCACCATCCCTATCCCCACGCCGATCATCCGCTGGGGCCGAAGAGCCTGAAGAGGGCCGGGTGA
- a CDS encoding adenylate/guanylate cyclase domain-containing protein, whose protein sequence is MYTTRAIGRPSTRPGGTRCSHRHGLGHAPRIERQRLTILVADVVGFSRLVELDALATALDLRALRRRFVLPTVLAHRGRLVSSAGDGALIAFPRPVDAVNCAVALQRGVNTEQTGAGIDPGLRLHMGISTGESIAVDGELFGHPLNVAARLQALAEPGDVYLSETVVAEVTDTGIGFEALGQCLLRNMAQPIGVYRIARSTLAG, encoded by the coding sequence TTGTACACGACCAGAGCGATCGGCAGGCCCTCGACCCGACCGGGCGGCACAAGATGCAGCCATCGGCATGGCCTGGGCCATGCCCCCAGAATCGAGCGGCAGCGCCTTACCATCCTGGTGGCGGACGTCGTCGGGTTCAGCCGGCTCGTCGAACTCGATGCCCTCGCCACCGCGCTCGATCTGCGAGCGCTCCGGCGACGCTTCGTCCTGCCGACGGTCCTCGCCCATCGGGGCCGCCTGGTCAGCTCCGCGGGCGACGGCGCGCTGATCGCGTTCCCGCGCCCGGTGGACGCGGTGAACTGCGCCGTCGCGCTTCAGCGCGGCGTGAACACCGAGCAGACGGGCGCCGGCATCGACCCGGGCCTTCGGCTGCACATGGGCATCAGCACCGGTGAAAGCATCGCCGTCGACGGGGAGCTGTTCGGACATCCCCTAAACGTCGCCGCGCGCCTCCAGGCGCTGGCCGAACCCGGGGACGTCTACCTGTCCGAGACCGTGGTCGCCGAGGTCACCGACACCGGGATCGGCTTCGAGGCCCTCGGACAATGCCTGCTCAGGAACATGGCCCAGCCGATCGGCGTCTATCGGATCGCCCGCAGCACATTGGCGGGCTGA
- a CDS encoding precorrin-8X methylmutase, translating to MAHAYLRDPEAIYRQSFATIRAEARLERFPPDMAGLAVRVAHACGMVEVVDDLLFTPDVAARGRAALAAGAPVLVDCRMVEAGVIRSRLPAGNEVVSLIGDPSLPDLARRLGTTRSAAMVELWRGRLDGAVVAIGNAPTALFRLLELLEEGAPKPAAILGFPVGFVGAAESKAALAESDVPFLTLPGRRGGSAMASAAVNALAREGI from the coding sequence ATGGCGCACGCCTATCTCCGCGACCCGGAGGCGATCTACCGCCAGTCCTTCGCCACCATCCGGGCGGAGGCGCGGCTGGAGCGGTTCCCGCCGGATATGGCCGGGCTCGCGGTGCGGGTGGCGCATGCCTGCGGCATGGTCGAGGTGGTCGACGACCTGCTTTTCACCCCCGACGTCGCGGCGCGCGGCCGGGCGGCGCTGGCGGCCGGCGCGCCGGTGCTGGTCGATTGCCGGATGGTCGAGGCCGGCGTCATCCGCTCCCGCCTGCCGGCGGGGAACGAGGTCGTTTCCCTGATCGGCGACCCGTCGCTGCCGGATCTGGCCCGCCGTCTCGGCACCACCCGCTCGGCGGCGATGGTCGAGCTGTGGCGCGGCCGGCTGGACGGCGCGGTGGTGGCGATCGGCAACGCCCCGACCGCCTTGTTCCGGCTGCTGGAGCTGCTGGAGGAGGGGGCGCCGAAGCCCGCCGCCATCCTCGGCTTCCCGGTTGGCTTCGTCGGCGCCGCCGAATCCAAGGCGGCCTTGGCCGAGAGCGACGTGCCGTTCCTGACCCTGCCGGGCCGGCGCGGCGGCAGCGCCATGGCCTCGGCCGCGGTGAATGCCTTGGCTCGGGAGGGTATCTGA